TGGCTCCTAAGTATATCTATGAAAAGAGCGGGGAGAGAAGTCTGGATCTCGAGGATCTCGTGTTAAGAGCCTTTAGAGAGACTCTCAATCTCGATCCTGTAGAGGTTGCTAAGGCTGGGGTTGAGATAGCCGAGAAGAGCCCCAAAGAGGTAAAGGAATATATTGTGGGGAAAGATCCTGCTCAAGGACGAGGTAGAACCCCTAGATGAGACCAAGAACATATATAAAATGATTGGAATTACATCTAGGGAGAAACGGTATTAGTAAGAAAAACCGATCCATAGTGGGTTACCATGGGGATAAAACTTAGTTTCGCACCCGATGTGGAGGTCGATTTCGTAGATAGAGAGCATGCATTAGAGAAGATGAGAGAATGGGCTGAGAGAGGTATTGTGAATGTTCAGGTTGTCTTTGGTCCAGAGGGCTGTGGGAAGACGGCTTGGCTTAAGCAATCTGCAGTATTGCTAAAAGAGCTGGGTTTTGATGTTATCTATATAAATCCCCTTGAGAAGGGGTTCCTCGCAGAGGTTGGTGTTGAGGAGGTTAGGAAGAAGCTTTTGGAGATTTTGAGGGAGGCCTCTGAAGAGGCGTGGATAAGGGCTGTGTGGGCTGCTGTGGATCTTGCTAGAGAGCTGATCAAGGCTGGGAGGAGAAAGCTGGCTATCCTAGCTGATGATGTATTCCAGGCTATAGGCTTGGGTAAAGCTGCGATATATGTTAAGGGTTTGTTAGGCTTAATCGAGTATCCCCCTAGGAGTTATGATAGGATAGTCGCTGTTGTTGCTACTAGCGAGGGTGTTTCTAGGAGGGAGATTGGTAGGCATAGATGGGCTGATATCCTTCCTATATGGAATATGTCTAGGGAGGGTTTTAAACAACTATATGATCAAATACCAGGGGATAAGCCAGATTTCGAATATATATGGAGAATAACAGGGGGTAATCCAAAGCTACTAGCAGAACTAT
This portion of the Sulfolobales archaeon genome encodes:
- a CDS encoding ATP-binding protein, whose translation is MGIKLSFAPDVEVDFVDREHALEKMREWAERGIVNVQVVFGPEGCGKTAWLKQSAVLLKELGFDVIYINPLEKGFLAEVGVEEVRKKLLEILREASEEAWIRAVWAAVDLARELIKAGRRKLAILADDVFQAIGLGKAAIYVKGLLGLIEYPPRSYDRIVAVVATSEGVSRREIGRHRWADILPIWNMSREGFKQLYDQIPGDKPDFEYIWRITGGNPKLLAELYRLGWVVETVVKRIVDRKRVDVFVASLSDVERRLLAQAVEDPDVLLSREGISLMDRLTDLNLIVDTIPERNPWFWVGEVPPEKDPELGIGRRIAWQTPLYREAVKIALRKFTT